In one window of Rhizobium sp. ACO-34A DNA:
- a CDS encoding type I methionyl aminopeptidase: protein MVTYVDAATAPLKNTGAIRLYSQEDFAGMRKACQVTARCLDELAPMVKPGVTTDAIDRFVFEFGMDNGALPATLNYRGYTKSVCTSINHVVCHGIPNDKPLREGDIVNIDVTYVVDGWHGDSSRMYPVGEIKRAAERLLEVTYECLMRGIAVVRPGVRTGAIGEAIQTYAEAERCTVVRDFCGHGVGKLFHDSPNILHYGRSNEGPELREGMIFTIEPMINLGRPHVKVLADGWTAVTRDRSLTAQYEHAVGVTATGCEIFTLSPGGLDRPGLPPLKG from the coding sequence ATGGTGACCTATGTCGATGCGGCTACCGCGCCGCTCAAGAATACCGGGGCAATCAGGCTCTACAGTCAGGAAGACTTCGCCGGGATGCGCAAGGCATGTCAGGTGACGGCCCGCTGCCTTGACGAACTGGCTCCCATGGTCAAGCCGGGTGTTACGACAGACGCGATCGATCGTTTCGTTTTCGAGTTCGGTATGGACAACGGCGCCCTGCCCGCGACGCTGAACTACCGGGGCTACACCAAGTCCGTCTGCACCTCCATCAATCACGTCGTCTGTCACGGTATTCCCAACGATAAGCCGCTGCGCGAAGGCGATATCGTCAACATCGACGTCACCTATGTCGTTGACGGCTGGCACGGTGATTCCAGCCGCATGTATCCCGTCGGCGAAATCAAGCGCGCAGCCGAACGGCTGCTCGAGGTCACCTATGAATGCCTGATGCGCGGCATCGCCGTGGTCCGTCCGGGCGTACGCACCGGCGCCATCGGCGAAGCGATCCAGACCTATGCCGAGGCAGAACGCTGCACCGTGGTACGGGATTTCTGCGGCCATGGCGTCGGCAAGCTCTTCCACGACAGCCCGAACATCCTGCATTACGGCCGCTCCAACGAGGGACCGGAACTGCGCGAGGGCATGATCTTCACCATCGAGCCGATGATCAATCTCGGCCGGCCGCATGTGAAGGTGCTTGCCGATGGCTGGACGGCCGTCACGCGAGACCGGTCCCTGACGGCGCAGTACGAACACGCCGTCGGCGTTACCGCAACGGGCTGTGAAATCTTCACGCTCTCGCCCGGCGGTCTCGACCGTCCCGGTCTTCCGCCCCTCAAAGGCTGA
- a CDS encoding sugar fermentation stimulation protein SfsA: MLFDPPLVPARLIQRYKRFLFDAVLEDGREITGFCPNTGSMLGLTTPGSRIWLSEHDNPNRKYRHAMELVEVEGAVVGVNTALPNRLAEDAILAGIVGDFSSYPMLRREQRYGRNSRIDILLSGPDRPDLYVEVKNVHFTRSPRLAEFPDTVTARGAKHLREMADMIEAGHRAAMIFLIQRDDCDRFRLSGDLDPAYATAFAEASARGVEAYAVKCAVSPAEITPSGLIEIDEPVLAAL; the protein is encoded by the coding sequence ATGCTCTTCGATCCGCCACTCGTCCCTGCCCGCCTGATCCAGCGATACAAGCGCTTCCTGTTCGACGCGGTTCTGGAGGATGGGCGTGAGATTACCGGTTTCTGTCCAAACACCGGATCCATGCTCGGCCTCACCACGCCCGGCTCGCGGATCTGGCTTTCGGAACACGACAATCCGAACCGCAAATACCGACATGCGATGGAACTGGTCGAAGTGGAAGGTGCTGTCGTCGGGGTCAACACGGCACTGCCGAACCGGCTCGCCGAGGACGCCATTCTCGCCGGCATCGTCGGGGATTTCAGCAGCTATCCGATGCTCCGCCGCGAGCAGCGCTATGGCCGCAATTCACGGATCGATATCCTGCTCAGCGGCCCTGACCGGCCGGATCTCTATGTCGAAGTGAAGAACGTGCACTTCACCCGCAGCCCCCGGCTTGCGGAATTTCCGGATACGGTCACCGCGCGCGGCGCCAAGCATCTGCGGGAGATGGCCGACATGATCGAAGCCGGCCATCGGGCCGCCATGATCTTCCTCATCCAGCGCGACGATTGCGACCGCTTCCGGCTTTCCGGCGATCTCGACCCTGCCTATGCCACGGCCTTTGCCGAGGCCAGCGCCCGCGGAGTGGAGGCATATGCGGTAAAATGTGCCGTATCGCCTGCGGAAATCACACCCTCGGGGTTGATCGAGATAGACGAACCGGTCCTTGCTGCTTTATGA
- a CDS encoding class I poly(R)-hydroxyalkanoic acid synthase has translation MCNYKRRRKNDPGEDGLSSEREDARQNGSGAAGFDPRLIEPYIVKDPETLAVNVARAMENLGKAASTWLGPRERGEIVDPVSEPMTELVKTMSKVTEYWMADPKRTLEAQTHLMASVFAMWSRTLSRFSGSASDLPPEPPIKDKRFSDEDWQRNPFFDFLRQAYVILSDWAEKLVNEAEGLDEHTRHKAAFYVRQITAALSPTNFVVTNPQLYRETVASHGANLVKGMQMLAEDIAAGRGELRLRHTDTSKFAVGENMAVTPGKVIAQSDVCEVIQYEPSTETVLRRPLLIVPPWINKFYILDLNPQKSFIKWSVAQGHTVFVISWVNPDERHADKGWESYIHEGIDFALDTIEKATGEQEVNAIGYCVGGTLLAAALALHAQQDDNRIASVTFFTTQVDFTYAGDLKVFVDEAQIGGLEERMRQTGYLDGSKMAAAFNMLRSSELIWPYFVNNYLKGQDPMPFDLLYWNSDSTRMAAANHSFYLRNCYLNNNLSEGRMQLAGKTVSLKDVTIPVYNLATREDHIAPAKSVFVGSALFGGPVEYVLSGSGHIAGVVNPPDKEKYQYWTNGTPVGSYEDWAANAKETAGSWWPHWHAWIEEQDNERVLARKPGGGALNAISDAPGTYVLARV, from the coding sequence ATGTGCAATTACAAAAGACGCCGGAAAAACGATCCTGGGGAGGACGGCTTGAGCAGCGAACGCGAAGACGCGCGACAGAACGGTTCGGGAGCAGCCGGCTTCGATCCCAGGCTGATCGAACCATATATCGTCAAGGATCCGGAAACGCTCGCCGTCAACGTTGCCCGGGCGATGGAAAATCTCGGAAAAGCCGCCTCCACATGGCTTGGGCCGCGCGAACGCGGCGAGATCGTCGATCCGGTTTCCGAACCGATGACCGAACTCGTCAAGACGATGTCGAAGGTCACCGAATACTGGATGGCCGACCCCAAGCGGACGCTCGAGGCGCAGACCCATCTCATGGCCAGCGTCTTCGCCATGTGGTCGCGCACGCTTTCGCGATTCTCCGGCAGCGCCAGCGACCTGCCGCCCGAGCCGCCGATCAAGGACAAGCGTTTTTCCGACGAGGACTGGCAGCGCAACCCGTTCTTCGACTTCCTGCGGCAGGCCTATGTGATCCTCAGCGACTGGGCGGAAAAGCTGGTCAACGAGGCGGAGGGGCTGGACGAGCACACGCGTCACAAGGCTGCCTTCTACGTTCGCCAGATCACGGCAGCGCTTTCGCCAACCAATTTCGTCGTCACCAATCCGCAGCTCTATCGGGAGACGGTTGCCAGCCACGGCGCCAATCTGGTGAAGGGAATGCAGATGCTGGCGGAAGACATTGCCGCCGGGCGCGGCGAACTTCGGCTGCGTCACACAGACACCAGCAAATTCGCCGTTGGCGAGAACATGGCAGTCACGCCTGGCAAGGTGATCGCACAGAGCGATGTCTGCGAGGTCATTCAGTACGAACCGTCCACGGAAACCGTGCTCAGGCGGCCGCTGCTGATCGTGCCGCCGTGGATCAACAAGTTCTACATCCTCGACCTCAACCCGCAGAAATCCTTCATCAAATGGAGTGTGGCGCAGGGCCATACCGTGTTCGTGATTTCCTGGGTCAATCCTGACGAACGCCATGCGGACAAGGGCTGGGAATCCTATATCCATGAGGGAATCGACTTTGCGCTCGACACCATAGAAAAGGCCACCGGCGAGCAGGAAGTGAATGCCATCGGCTACTGCGTGGGCGGAACACTGTTGGCCGCAGCCCTTGCGCTGCATGCCCAGCAGGATGACAACCGCATTGCCAGCGTCACCTTCTTTACCACGCAAGTCGACTTTACCTATGCGGGCGATCTCAAGGTCTTCGTCGATGAGGCGCAGATCGGCGGGCTGGAGGAGCGCATGCGCCAGACCGGTTATCTCGACGGCTCGAAGATGGCGGCAGCCTTCAACATGCTGCGGTCCTCCGAGCTCATCTGGCCGTATTTTGTCAACAACTACCTGAAGGGCCAGGACCCCATGCCCTTCGACCTGCTCTACTGGAATTCCGATTCCACCCGCATGGCGGCAGCGAACCACTCCTTCTATCTGCGCAACTGTTACCTCAACAACAATCTCAGTGAGGGCCGGATGCAGCTTGCCGGCAAAACCGTTTCTTTGAAGGACGTGACGATCCCGGTCTACAATCTCGCCACCCGCGAGGACCACATCGCACCGGCAAAGTCGGTCTTCGTCGGCAGCGCACTGTTCGGCGGCCCGGTCGAATACGTGCTGAGCGGTTCCGGCCACATCGCCGGCGTGGTCAATCCGCCCGACAAGGAAAAGTATCAGTACTGGACGAACGGTACGCCCGTCGGTTCTTACGAAGACTGGGCCGCCAACGCGAAGGAAACCGCGGGTTCGTGGTGGCCGCACTGGCATGCCTGGATCGAGGAACAGGACAACGAACGCGTGCTCGCCCGCAAACCCGGCGGCGGCGCCTTGAATGCCATTTCGGATGCGCCCGGAACCTACGTTCTGGCGCGGGTCTGA
- a CDS encoding aminotransferase — protein MEEFHKVRRLPPYVFEQVNRLKASARAGGADIIDLGMGNPDLPTPKAIVDKLCEVVQDPRTHRYSSSKGIPGLRRAQAAYYARRFGVKLNPDTQIVATLGSKEGFANMAQAITAPGDVVLCPNPTYPIHAFGFLMTGGVIRSISVEPDETFFPPLERAVKHSIPKPLALILNYPSNPTAQVASLDFYKDVITFAKKHDIIVLSDLAYSEIYFDGPPPPSVLEVPGAMDIAVEFTSMSKTFSMPGWRMGFAVGNERLISALTRVKSYLDYGAFTPIQVAATHALNGDGSDIAEVRSVYKRRRDVLVDSFGKAGFEVPPPAATMFAWAKIPEKFRAMGSLEFSKLLVEKADIAVAPGVGFGEQGDEYVRIALVENEHRIRQAARNLKRFLSTADDTMHNVISLNAHR, from the coding sequence ATGGAAGAGTTTCACAAAGTTCGGCGTTTGCCGCCTTATGTTTTCGAACAGGTCAACCGTTTGAAGGCGAGCGCGCGAGCCGGTGGCGCGGACATCATCGACCTCGGCATGGGTAACCCCGATCTTCCGACGCCGAAAGCAATTGTCGACAAGCTCTGCGAAGTGGTCCAGGACCCGCGCACCCACCGTTATTCCTCGTCCAAGGGCATTCCCGGTCTTCGCCGCGCTCAGGCTGCCTACTACGCCCGCCGATTCGGCGTGAAGCTGAACCCGGATACGCAGATCGTCGCCACGCTCGGCTCCAAGGAAGGCTTCGCCAACATGGCGCAGGCGATCACCGCGCCGGGCGACGTGGTCCTTTGCCCCAATCCGACCTATCCGATCCACGCCTTCGGCTTCCTGATGACCGGCGGCGTGATTCGTTCGATCTCGGTCGAGCCGGACGAGACCTTCTTCCCGCCGCTCGAACGGGCGGTCAAGCACTCGATCCCGAAGCCGCTGGCGTTGATCCTCAACTACCCGTCCAACCCGACGGCGCAGGTCGCCTCGCTGGACTTCTACAAGGATGTCATCACGTTCGCGAAGAAGCATGACATCATCGTCCTGTCGGACCTTGCTTATTCCGAAATCTATTTCGATGGCCCGCCGCCGCCGTCCGTGCTTGAGGTTCCCGGCGCGATGGATATCGCCGTCGAGTTCACCTCGATGTCGAAGACCTTCTCCATGCCCGGCTGGCGCATGGGCTTTGCCGTCGGTAACGAGCGCCTGATTTCAGCGCTGACCCGCGTAAAATCTTACCTCGACTACGGTGCCTTCACGCCGATTCAGGTGGCTGCGACCCACGCTTTGAATGGCGACGGTTCCGATATCGCGGAAGTCCGTTCGGTCTACAAGCGCCGCCGTGACGTGCTTGTCGATAGCTTCGGCAAAGCCGGCTTCGAGGTTCCACCGCCGGCTGCCACCATGTTCGCCTGGGCCAAGATCCCGGAAAAGTTCCGCGCCATGGGCTCGCTTGAATTCTCCAAGCTGCTCGTTGAGAAGGCCGATATCGCGGTTGCTCCCGGTGTCGGTTTCGGCGAGCAGGGCGATGAGTATGTCCGTATCGCGCTGGTGGAAAATGAGCACCGCATTCGTCAGGCCGCGCGCAATCTCAAGCGCTTCCTCTCGACGGCCGACGATACCATGCATAATGTGATTTCTCTCAACGCCCACCGTTGA
- a CDS encoding homoserine dehydrogenase, producing the protein MADALKIGIAGLGTVGASLVRIIQQRSNALAVACGRAITITAVSARNRNKDRGVDLSGITWFDDPVALAENADIDVFIELVGGADGAADKSVRAALARGVHVVTANKALLARHGVEFARLAEEKGLLINYEAAVAGGIPVIKAMRESLTGNNFSRVYGIMNGTCNYILTRMEKEGFSFEACLKEAQRLGYAEADPTFDIEGNDTAHKLAILTTLAFGSEIAADDIYLEGISNISIEDINAAAELGYRIKLLGVAQRTETGIEQRVHPTMVPLDSVIAQVDGVTNAVALESDILGELLMVGPGAGGNATASAVLGDITDIAKSRPGAQQVPVLGRPAALLEPYRQAKMKSHEGGYFIRLSVVDRAGVFASIATKMAENGISLESIVQRSQHTTADAPVTIVLVTHATMENAVRKAVAAIKHEGYLIGEPQMIRIERPKTA; encoded by the coding sequence ATGGCTGATGCCCTGAAAATCGGCATAGCGGGTCTGGGTACCGTCGGTGCCTCGCTCGTCCGGATCATCCAGCAGCGCAGCAACGCGCTTGCGGTTGCCTGCGGTCGTGCGATCACGATTACCGCGGTTTCTGCTCGCAACCGCAACAAGGATCGCGGCGTCGATCTTTCCGGCATTACCTGGTTCGATGATCCCGTGGCTCTCGCTGAGAACGCCGATATCGATGTCTTCATCGAACTCGTCGGTGGCGCCGATGGCGCGGCGGACAAGTCCGTGCGCGCGGCCCTTGCCCGTGGCGTCCATGTGGTGACCGCAAACAAGGCGCTACTCGCCCGCCATGGCGTCGAGTTCGCGCGCCTTGCGGAAGAAAAAGGCCTGCTGATCAACTATGAAGCTGCGGTTGCCGGTGGCATCCCGGTCATCAAGGCCATGCGCGAGAGCCTGACCGGCAACAATTTCTCGCGCGTCTACGGCATCATGAACGGTACCTGCAACTACATCCTGACGCGGATGGAGAAGGAAGGGTTTTCCTTCGAGGCGTGCCTGAAGGAAGCGCAGCGCCTGGGGTATGCGGAGGCCGATCCGACCTTCGACATCGAGGGCAACGATACCGCTCACAAACTCGCCATTCTGACGACGCTCGCTTTCGGCTCCGAGATTGCGGCCGACGACATCTATCTGGAAGGCATCAGCAACATCTCGATCGAGGACATCAACGCGGCAGCCGAACTCGGCTATCGCATCAAGCTGCTCGGCGTTGCGCAGCGCACGGAAACCGGGATCGAGCAGCGCGTTCATCCGACCATGGTGCCGCTCGACTCCGTGATAGCCCAGGTGGATGGCGTGACCAATGCCGTGGCGTTGGAATCCGATATCCTCGGCGAATTGCTGATGGTCGGTCCCGGTGCCGGCGGCAATGCGACCGCTTCGGCTGTTCTCGGTGACATCACCGATATCGCCAAGAGCCGACCGGGCGCCCAGCAGGTGCCGGTACTTGGCCGTCCCGCGGCTCTTCTTGAGCCCTATCGACAGGCGAAGATGAAGAGCCATGAGGGCGGCTATTTCATCCGGCTTTCGGTCGTGGATCGCGCCGGCGTTTTCGCCAGCATTGCGACCAAGATGGCGGAAAACGGCATTTCGCTTGAGTCGATCGTGCAACGCTCCCAGCACACGACGGCCGACGCCCCGGTGACGATCGTCCTCGTCACCCATGCGACGATGGAGAATGCTGTTCGCAAGGCCGTCGCGGCGATCAAGCACGAAGGCTACCTGATCGGTGAACCGCAGATGATCCGTATAGAACGTCCGAAAACCGCCTGA
- a CDS encoding single-stranded-DNA-specific exonuclease RecJ, whose amino-acid sequence MEEPVDPVPRAFLGVEQSVSGQRWVSRLDQAGQNRALAISQLHGLPEIVSRVLAGRGVGVDEAPAFLDPTIRSLMPDPLRLTDCAKAGERLVKAIRDGERVAIFGDYDVDGAASSALLYRFLHHFGVEAEIYIPDRIFEGYGPNPTAIGQLIDRGAQLIVTVDCGSTSIEALAAAADRGMDVVVIDHHQMGHQMPACLALVNPNREDDLSGQGHLCAAGVVFLVLVATLRMLREAGHPKARSLDLLAWLDLVALATVCDVVPLKGLNRAYVVKGLIAARHQNNAGLAALLRVAGIGGPVTPYHFGFLVGPRINAGGRIGDAALGSRLLTLDDAAQADEIAARLDELNRERQAMEQVMLAEAEAEVLAEYGTGESASVIVTARDNWHPGIVGLLAARIKEKFRRPAFAIAFDPSGRGTGSGRSINGFDMGRMVRAAVDAGLLLKGGGHAMAAGLTVERANLGRLRTFFDEASSAQVATLAANRSLKIDGALGASAATVALIDQLESAGPYGSGHPQPVFAIPSHRLKDSRPVGTTHVKVTLEAQDGSRVDGIAFRAAETPLGDFLLKGRGMQVHVAGSLSADHWQGTRRVQMRILDAAKAP is encoded by the coding sequence ATGGAAGAACCGGTAGATCCCGTCCCGCGCGCGTTTCTGGGCGTTGAGCAGTCCGTTTCCGGGCAGCGCTGGGTTTCCCGCCTTGATCAGGCCGGGCAGAACCGGGCGCTTGCGATCAGTCAGCTGCATGGGCTTCCGGAGATCGTTTCGCGCGTTCTTGCTGGACGCGGCGTGGGGGTGGATGAAGCGCCGGCCTTCCTCGATCCAACCATTCGCTCCCTCATGCCGGATCCTTTGCGTTTGACCGACTGTGCGAAAGCCGGTGAGCGGTTGGTCAAGGCGATCAGGGATGGGGAGAGGGTCGCCATCTTCGGTGACTATGATGTCGACGGTGCCGCGTCTTCCGCGCTGCTGTATCGGTTCCTGCATCACTTCGGCGTCGAGGCCGAAATCTACATTCCGGATCGCATCTTCGAAGGCTACGGGCCGAACCCGACGGCAATCGGTCAGTTGATCGATCGGGGCGCCCAGCTCATCGTCACGGTCGACTGCGGCTCCACCAGCATCGAAGCGCTGGCTGCTGCTGCCGACCGCGGGATGGATGTTGTCGTGATCGACCATCACCAGATGGGGCACCAGATGCCGGCCTGCCTCGCGCTAGTCAATCCGAATCGTGAGGACGATCTTTCGGGGCAGGGACATCTTTGTGCGGCCGGCGTGGTTTTTCTGGTTCTTGTGGCCACGCTGCGCATGCTGCGCGAAGCTGGCCATCCGAAAGCGCGCTCGCTCGATCTCCTGGCTTGGCTCGATCTGGTTGCGCTCGCCACCGTCTGCGATGTGGTGCCCCTCAAGGGCCTGAACCGTGCCTATGTCGTGAAGGGCCTGATCGCCGCGCGCCACCAGAACAATGCAGGCCTTGCAGCCCTGCTGCGGGTGGCTGGTATCGGCGGCCCGGTGACGCCCTATCACTTCGGTTTTCTGGTCGGGCCGAGAATCAATGCCGGCGGTCGAATCGGCGATGCTGCGCTCGGAAGCCGTCTTCTGACGCTTGACGATGCCGCACAGGCTGATGAGATCGCCGCACGGCTGGATGAGCTCAATCGCGAACGCCAGGCGATGGAACAAGTGATGCTTGCCGAAGCGGAAGCGGAAGTGCTTGCCGAATACGGCACCGGCGAATCTGCCTCTGTGATCGTGACGGCGCGGGACAACTGGCACCCGGGCATCGTTGGATTGCTCGCGGCACGCATCAAGGAGAAGTTCAGGCGGCCCGCCTTTGCCATCGCATTTGATCCTTCAGGCAGGGGCACAGGTTCCGGGCGCTCGATCAATGGCTTCGATATGGGTCGCATGGTGCGGGCTGCCGTGGATGCCGGCCTGCTGCTCAAGGGTGGCGGCCACGCCATGGCTGCCGGCTTGACTGTCGAGCGCGCGAACCTCGGGCGGCTGCGGACATTCTTCGACGAGGCATCTTCCGCGCAGGTTGCGACGCTTGCTGCCAACCGCTCTCTCAAGATCGATGGAGCGCTAGGCGCGTCCGCCGCGACCGTGGCGCTCATCGATCAGCTCGAATCGGCTGGTCCTTACGGCTCAGGTCATCCGCAGCCGGTCTTCGCCATTCCATCCCATCGTCTGAAGGATTCGAGGCCCGTCGGCACGACTCATGTGAAGGTCACGCTGGAGGCACAGGACGGTTCCCGTGTGGACGGGATTGCCTTTCGTGCCGCCGAAACCCCGCTTGGAGATTTTCTGCTGAAAGGTCGGGGGATGCAGGTTCACGTTGCGGGTTCTTTGAGCGCCGATCACTGGCAGGGCACAAGGCGCGTGCAGATGCGTATTCTCGACGCTGCCAAAGCCCCGTAA
- a CDS encoding lactoylglutathione lyase, with protein sequence MRYLHTMVRVKDLDASLDFYCNVFGLTEIRRMENEKGRFTLVFLAAHDDIDAARHNSAPCLELTYNWDPEDYTGGRNFGHLAYEVDDIYAICQKLMDRGVTINRPPRDGHMAFVRSPDGISIEILQKGESLPGAEPWLSMPNTGAW encoded by the coding sequence ATGCGTTATCTTCACACCATGGTTCGCGTCAAAGATCTCGACGCGTCCCTCGATTTTTACTGTAACGTTTTCGGACTCACCGAGATCCGCCGAATGGAAAACGAGAAAGGCCGCTTCACACTCGTCTTCCTCGCGGCACACGACGATATCGACGCTGCCCGGCACAACTCGGCTCCCTGTCTCGAGCTGACCTATAACTGGGATCCCGAGGATTATACCGGAGGACGGAATTTCGGTCACCTCGCCTATGAGGTCGATGATATCTACGCCATCTGCCAGAAGCTGATGGATCGCGGCGTGACCATCAACCGCCCTCCCCGCGACGGCCACATGGCTTTCGTTCGCTCTCCCGACGGCATCTCCATCGAAATCCTGCAAAAGGGCGAAAGCCTGCCCGGGGCAGAGCCCTGGCTCTCCATGCCGAATACCGGCGCCTGGTAA
- a CDS encoding cold-shock protein, producing MADRILPKGLSGFEELSGEAVDLIEITGVVKWFDVAKGFGFIIPDNGMQDVLLHVTCLRRDGYQTILEGTRIVALIQKRDRGYQAFRILSMDQSTAVHPSQLPPVRTHVQVTPTSGLERVLVKWFNRTKGFGFLTRGEGTEDIFVHMETLRRFGLTELRPGQTVLVRFGNGDKGLMAAEIHPDNPAPAARAH from the coding sequence ATGGCGGACAGGATTTTACCGAAAGGGCTCTCTGGTTTCGAGGAACTGTCCGGCGAAGCCGTTGACCTGATCGAGATAACCGGCGTCGTGAAATGGTTCGACGTGGCCAAGGGCTTCGGGTTCATCATCCCGGATAACGGTATGCAGGATGTGCTTCTGCATGTGACCTGCCTGCGCCGCGATGGCTATCAGACCATTCTGGAAGGCACCCGCATCGTAGCCCTGATCCAGAAGCGTGATCGTGGCTATCAGGCTTTCCGTATTCTTTCCATGGACCAGTCGACGGCAGTTCACCCTTCGCAGCTTCCGCCAGTGCGCACTCACGTACAGGTTACGCCAACGAGCGGCCTTGAGCGTGTGCTGGTCAAGTGGTTCAATCGTACCAAGGGTTTTGGCTTTCTGACGCGTGGTGAGGGGACGGAGGACATCTTCGTACACATGGAAACCCTCCGTCGCTTCGGCCTCACCGAATTGCGGCCCGGACAGACGGTGCTGGTCCGTTTCGGCAACGGCGACAAGGGCCTGATGGCCGCCGAAATCCATCCCGATAATCCGGCGCCGGCTGCCCGTGCGCATTGA